One window of Xanthomonas sp. 10-10 genomic DNA carries:
- a CDS encoding FAD-binding oxidoreductase: protein MGSPANPLPHADTAVGGYPDSWYAHSAPALPAQPRLRGAEHADVCILGAGYTGLTAALVLAEAGYRVVVLEARRIGWGASGRNGGQAIVGYGCEQETLEALVGDADARLLFDFSRDGMRLLRQRIARHAIACDWRDGHAHVPLKPRQVRALQHGIVRMAERYDYPLEWWDRARTRQMLDSPLYLGAMFDPASGHLHPLAYAFGLARAALAAGVRIFEDAAVTRQDAGAQVTMHTAEGSVTADFGVIAGNALLHGIAAPLEQRIMPVGTYVGATPPLGQARARALIGNDMAVADTNWALDYYRLSADHRLLFGGRASYSSRPPPGLQRLMTRRMHTVFPQLRDVELETVWGGYVDISRNRAPHWGRLAPNVYFAQGFSGHGVAATGLAGQVIAEAIAGQSQRLDVFARIPHRPFPGGQRLRTPLLVAAMSWYRLRDALW, encoded by the coding sequence ATGGGCAGCCCGGCCAACCCGCTGCCGCATGCCGACACCGCGGTTGGCGGCTATCCGGACAGCTGGTACGCGCACAGCGCACCTGCCCTGCCCGCGCAGCCACGCCTGCGCGGCGCCGAACACGCCGACGTCTGCATTCTCGGTGCCGGCTATACCGGCCTGACCGCAGCGCTTGTACTGGCCGAAGCCGGCTACCGGGTCGTCGTGCTGGAGGCACGGCGCATCGGCTGGGGCGCTTCCGGTCGCAACGGCGGCCAGGCCATCGTCGGCTACGGCTGCGAACAGGAAACCCTGGAAGCACTGGTCGGCGATGCAGATGCGCGGCTGCTGTTCGATTTCTCGCGCGATGGCATGCGCCTGCTGCGCCAGCGCATCGCGCGCCATGCCATCGCCTGCGACTGGCGCGATGGTCATGCCCATGTCCCGCTCAAGCCGCGCCAGGTGCGGGCACTGCAGCACGGCATCGTGCGCATGGCCGAGCGCTACGACTATCCGCTGGAGTGGTGGGACCGCGCCCGCACCCGCCAGATGCTGGACAGCCCGCTGTATCTGGGTGCGATGTTCGACCCCGCCAGCGGCCATCTGCATCCGCTGGCCTACGCCTTCGGCCTGGCGCGGGCGGCGCTGGCGGCCGGCGTGCGCATCTTCGAGGACGCGGCGGTGACCCGGCAGGACGCTGGTGCACAGGTGACGATGCACACCGCCGAGGGCAGCGTCACCGCGGACTTCGGTGTGATTGCCGGCAACGCCCTGCTGCACGGCATCGCCGCGCCGCTGGAGCAGCGCATCATGCCGGTCGGCACCTATGTCGGTGCCACCCCGCCGCTGGGCCAGGCGCGTGCGCGTGCCCTGATCGGCAACGACATGGCGGTGGCCGATACCAACTGGGCGCTGGACTATTACCGGCTCAGCGCCGATCACCGGCTGCTGTTCGGCGGGCGTGCCAGTTATTCCTCGCGCCCGCCACCAGGCCTGCAGCGCCTGATGACCCGGCGCATGCACACCGTCTTCCCGCAGCTGCGCGATGTGGAGCTGGAGACCGTCTGGGGCGGCTATGTGGACATCTCGCGCAACCGCGCGCCGCATTGGGGGCGGCTCGCGCCGAATGTGTATTTCGCCCAGGGCTTCTCCGGCCACGGCGTGGCGGCCACGGGTCTGGCCGGCCAGGTGATCGCCGAAGCCATCGCCGGCCAGAGCCAACGACTGGATGTGTTTGCACGTATCCCGCACCGCCCGTTCCCTGGCGGGCAGCGGCTGCGCACCCCGCTGCTGGTGGCGGCCATGAGCTGGTACCGCCTGCGCGATGCGCTGTGGTGA
- a CDS encoding diguanylate cyclase: MSPGTLHRNSESAVLPQRVLLVENSRTFTSMLREAIEQRVELPVTVVSTLAEAARVLDEEDGWFLVLTGLVLVDGDRDKVVEFFLSRNLPTVVVSGVYDEDLRQRVLQQQIIDYVLKNAPGSIEYLAWLVQRLERNRRIGALVVDDSLSARTYAAALLSMYGYRVVLAADGAAGLEAIERDPGIRLTIVDQEMPGMEGVEFTRRLRALRSRDKVAVIGISGNSDSSLIPRFLKNGANDFLRKPFSREEFFCRVSQNVDQLELIGTLQDLATRDFLTGLPNRRYFLEQSQRVIPQLLSQDQTVTAAMLDIDHFKHINDTWGHEAGDQALRAVAASVSGHARPQDLVARFGGEEFCLLVPGLDAANATSYFEALRESISALRVRIGDDTLSMTVSIGVCIATEGDQSLHHLLNEADKYLYLAKAGGRNQVRLAS; encoded by the coding sequence ATGTCCCCAGGTACCCTACATCGCAATAGTGAGAGCGCAGTCCTGCCGCAACGCGTGTTGCTGGTGGAGAACTCGCGCACGTTCACCAGCATGCTGCGCGAAGCCATCGAGCAACGTGTGGAACTGCCGGTCACGGTCGTATCGACCCTGGCCGAAGCCGCACGCGTGCTCGACGAAGAAGACGGTTGGTTCCTGGTCCTGACCGGCCTGGTGCTGGTCGACGGCGACCGTGACAAGGTGGTGGAGTTCTTCCTCTCGCGCAACCTGCCGACCGTGGTGGTCAGCGGCGTGTACGACGAGGATCTGCGCCAGCGCGTGCTGCAGCAGCAGATCATCGACTACGTGCTCAAAAACGCACCGGGCAGCATCGAATATCTGGCCTGGCTGGTGCAGCGCCTTGAACGTAATCGCCGTATCGGCGCGCTGGTGGTGGACGATTCCTTGTCTGCTCGCACGTATGCCGCCGCCCTGCTGTCGATGTACGGCTACCGCGTGGTGCTGGCCGCCGACGGCGCCGCCGGCCTGGAAGCGATCGAACGCGACCCCGGCATCCGCCTGACCATCGTCGACCAGGAAATGCCGGGCATGGAAGGCGTGGAATTCACCCGCCGGTTGCGGGCGCTGCGCTCGCGCGACAAGGTTGCGGTGATCGGCATTTCCGGCAACAGCGACTCGTCGCTGATCCCGCGCTTCCTGAAGAACGGCGCCAACGACTTCCTGCGCAAGCCGTTCTCGCGTGAAGAATTCTTCTGCCGCGTCTCGCAGAACGTGGACCAGCTGGAATTGATCGGTACGCTGCAGGACCTGGCCACCCGCGATTTCCTCACCGGCCTGCCCAATCGGCGTTATTTCCTGGAACAGAGCCAGCGGGTGATCCCGCAGTTGCTGTCGCAGGACCAGACGGTGACCGCGGCCATGCTGGACATCGACCACTTCAAGCACATCAACGACACCTGGGGCCACGAAGCCGGCGACCAGGCGTTGCGCGCGGTGGCCGCATCGGTGTCCGGGCATGCCCGCCCGCAGGACCTGGTGGCGCGTTTCGGGGGCGAAGAATTCTGCCTGCTGGTGCCAGGGCTGGATGCAGCCAATGCCACCAGCTACTTCGAAGCCCTGCGCGAAAGCATCAGTGCGCTACGTGTGCGCATCGGCGACGACACGCTGAGCATGACGGTGAGCATCGGCGTGTGCATCGCGACCGAAGGCGACCAGTCGCTGCACCACCTGTTGAACGAAGCCGACAAATATCTGTACCTGGCCAAGGCCGGCGGGCGCAACCAGGTGCGCCTGGCGAGCTGA
- a CDS encoding MFS transporter, whose amino-acid sequence MTAAAPLATPINSPARVLFASLIGTTIEFFDFYIYATAAVLVFPTLFFPAGDGSAAMLQSLATFAVAFIARPVGSAVFGHFGDRVGRKATLVAALLTMGLSTVAIGLLPGYAQIGVWAPLLLALCRFGQGLGLGGEWGGAVLLATENAPPGKRVWYGMFPQLGAPLGFLLSTGTFLGMGALLDDAAFMQWGWRVPFLASALLVITGLWVRLSITETPDFQQALDRKTRVRLPLGTVISQHWPALIIGTLGAFATFVLFYLMTVFALGYGTKTLGYDKEQFLLLQMAGIVFFALGIPLSARFGDRHGAPLAMMLASVAIIAFGLAFAPLFQAHHPLQVLAFLGLGFFFMGLTYGPCGTLLAELYPTEVRYTGASLSFNLASILGAAPAPYVATQLAGRYGVQAVGYYLGAAAVLSLLALMVARRSRRSMLFDTRLR is encoded by the coding sequence ATGACTGCCGCCGCGCCGCTCGCCACACCCATCAATTCACCCGCGCGCGTGCTGTTCGCCAGCCTGATCGGCACCACCATCGAGTTCTTCGATTTCTACATCTATGCCACCGCTGCGGTGCTGGTGTTCCCGACCTTGTTCTTTCCTGCCGGCGACGGCAGTGCGGCGATGCTGCAGTCGCTGGCGACCTTTGCGGTGGCCTTCATCGCGCGTCCGGTGGGCTCGGCCGTCTTTGGCCACTTCGGCGATCGGGTAGGCCGCAAGGCCACCTTGGTGGCGGCGCTGTTGACCATGGGCCTGTCCACGGTCGCCATTGGTCTGTTGCCCGGCTATGCGCAGATCGGGGTCTGGGCTCCGCTGCTGCTGGCGCTGTGCCGGTTCGGTCAGGGGTTGGGCCTGGGCGGCGAGTGGGGCGGAGCGGTGTTGCTCGCCACCGAGAACGCACCGCCGGGCAAGCGCGTGTGGTACGGCATGTTTCCGCAGCTGGGTGCGCCGTTGGGCTTTCTGCTGTCCACCGGCACCTTCCTGGGGATGGGCGCGCTGCTGGACGATGCGGCCTTCATGCAATGGGGGTGGCGGGTGCCGTTTCTGGCCAGCGCCCTGTTGGTGATCACCGGCCTGTGGGTACGCCTGAGCATCACCGAAACGCCGGACTTTCAACAAGCCCTGGATCGCAAGACGCGCGTGCGGCTGCCGCTGGGTACCGTGATCTCGCAGCACTGGCCGGCGTTGATCATTGGCACGTTGGGCGCGTTCGCCACCTTCGTGCTGTTCTATCTGATGACCGTGTTCGCGTTGGGCTATGGCACAAAGACGCTGGGCTACGACAAGGAACAATTCCTGCTGCTGCAGATGGCCGGTATCGTGTTCTTTGCGCTGGGCATCCCGCTGTCGGCCAGGTTCGGCGATCGGCACGGCGCACCGTTGGCGATGATGCTGGCCAGCGTCGCCATCATTGCGTTCGGGCTGGCGTTTGCGCCGTTGTTCCAGGCCCATCACCCATTGCAGGTGTTGGCCTTCCTTGGGCTGGGCTTCTTCTTCATGGGGCTGACCTATGGTCCCTGCGGCACCTTGCTGGCGGAGTTGTATCCCACCGAGGTGCGCTACACCGGCGCGTCGTTGTCCTTCAATCTGGCCAGCATCCTTGGCGCGGCACCGGCGCCGTACGTGGCCACGCAATTGGCGGGACGCTACGGGGTGCAGGCGGTGGGTTACTACCTTGGCGCAGCCGCGGTGCTGAGCCTGCTCGCGCTGATGGTGGCGCGGCGTTCGCGTCGCTCGATGCTCTTCGATACGCGATTGCGGTAA
- a CDS encoding FdhF/YdeP family oxidoreductase translates to MSKKTIKQYDNPAGGWGALRSVAKHLMEQDIAVQGAKTLLHANQPDGFDCPGCAWPDRDHTSTFEFCENGAKAVAAESTARRAGPELFASHSVSLLSQYSDYWLEGQGRLTQPMRYDAATDHYVPVSWDDAFAQIAGHLNGLATPDEAIFYTSGRTSNEAAFLYQLFVREFGTNNFPDCSNMCHEPSGTALRSQIGVGKGTVSLHDFELADAIFIFGQNPGTNHPRMLGELRQASKRGAAIAAFNPLRERGLEKFADPQDKLEMLHNGSTRIASDYFQLKIGGDLAALKGIIKHVLERDAQAQRDGTPRLLDLDFIAEHTANFEAFAADVHAESWSTIVEESGLDEAALRKAGEIYLKAERVIACWGMGITQHKHSVATIHMITNLLLLRGHLGRPGAGVCPVRGHSNVQGDRTMMIYEKPPAAFLDKLQSVFGFAPPREDGFDTVGAIEAMLDGRGKVFFAMGGNFAAATPDTDATHRALRNCKLTVHVTTKLNRSHLVHGRDALILPCLGRTEIDIQDAGSQGVTVEDSMSMVHLSAGINPPASPDLLSEPAIVARMAEATLGARSAIRWRWLVGDYDRIRDLIAQVFPDFADFNQRVRTPGGFRLSNTARDRNWITPEQRAVFKSHAVPTDNPIHRARRSRGDQMVFTLATTRSHDQYNTTIYGLDDRYRGVFGERRVLFINGADIAALNMKAGDWVDLESLCEDGVRREARRFLLVDYNIPRGCLAAYYPETNALVPLSSFADEARTPTSKSIPVIVLPHRAETADAAPRDIGAVLVR, encoded by the coding sequence ATGAGCAAGAAAACCATCAAGCAGTACGACAATCCCGCGGGCGGCTGGGGCGCATTGCGCTCGGTGGCCAAGCACCTGATGGAACAGGACATCGCGGTGCAGGGCGCCAAGACGCTGCTGCACGCCAACCAGCCGGACGGCTTCGATTGCCCGGGCTGCGCCTGGCCGGATCGCGACCATACCTCCACCTTCGAATTCTGCGAAAACGGCGCCAAGGCCGTGGCCGCTGAATCCACCGCGCGCCGCGCCGGGCCGGAACTGTTCGCCTCGCACAGCGTCAGCCTGTTGTCGCAGTACAGCGACTACTGGCTGGAAGGGCAGGGCCGGCTGACCCAGCCGATGCGCTACGACGCCGCCACCGACCACTACGTGCCGGTGAGCTGGGACGACGCGTTTGCGCAGATCGCCGGCCATCTCAACGGACTGGCGACGCCGGACGAGGCGATCTTCTACACGTCCGGGCGTACCAGCAACGAAGCGGCGTTTTTGTATCAATTGTTCGTGCGCGAATTCGGCACCAACAACTTCCCGGACTGCTCCAACATGTGCCACGAACCGTCCGGCACCGCGCTGCGTTCGCAGATCGGCGTGGGCAAGGGCACGGTGTCGCTGCACGATTTCGAACTGGCCGATGCCATCTTCATCTTCGGCCAGAATCCCGGCACCAATCACCCGCGCATGCTCGGCGAGTTGCGCCAGGCCTCCAAGCGCGGCGCGGCGATTGCGGCGTTCAATCCGCTGCGCGAGCGCGGGCTGGAGAAGTTCGCCGACCCGCAGGACAAGCTGGAGATGCTGCACAACGGCTCCACCCGCATCGCCTCGGATTATTTCCAGCTCAAGATCGGCGGCGACCTGGCGGCATTGAAGGGCATCATCAAGCATGTGCTGGAGCGCGATGCGCAGGCCCAGCGCGACGGCACGCCGCGTCTGCTGGATCTGGATTTCATCGCCGAGCACACTGCCAATTTCGAGGCATTCGCTGCCGATGTGCATGCAGAAAGCTGGAGCACCATCGTCGAAGAGTCCGGTCTGGACGAGGCGGCGCTGCGCAAGGCCGGCGAGATCTATCTGAAGGCCGAGCGCGTGATCGCCTGCTGGGGCATGGGCATCACCCAGCACAAGCACTCGGTGGCCACCATCCACATGATCACCAACCTGCTGCTGCTGCGCGGCCACCTGGGTCGTCCCGGCGCAGGCGTGTGCCCGGTGCGCGGGCACAGCAACGTGCAGGGCGACCGCACGATGATGATTTACGAAAAACCGCCGGCCGCATTCCTGGACAAGCTGCAGTCGGTGTTCGGCTTTGCGCCGCCACGCGAAGACGGCTTCGACACCGTCGGCGCGATCGAAGCGATGCTGGACGGGCGCGGCAAGGTGTTCTTCGCGATGGGCGGCAACTTTGCCGCCGCCACGCCGGATACCGACGCCACGCATCGTGCGCTGCGTAACTGCAAGCTCACCGTCCACGTCACCACCAAGCTCAATCGCAGCCATCTGGTACATGGACGCGATGCGCTGATCCTGCCGTGCCTGGGGCGTACCGAAATCGATATCCAGGACGCCGGCTCGCAGGGCGTGACGGTGGAAGACTCGATGAGCATGGTGCACCTGTCGGCCGGCATCAATCCGCCAGCCTCGCCGGACCTGCTGTCCGAGCCGGCGATCGTGGCGCGCATGGCCGAAGCCACCCTGGGGGCGCGCAGTGCGATCCGCTGGCGCTGGCTGGTGGGCGACTACGATCGCATCCGCGACCTGATCGCCCAGGTGTTCCCGGACTTTGCCGACTTCAACCAGCGCGTGCGCACGCCGGGCGGCTTCCGCCTGTCCAACACTGCGCGCGACCGCAACTGGATCACGCCCGAACAGCGTGCGGTGTTCAAATCGCATGCGGTGCCCACCGACAACCCGATCCATCGTGCGCGGCGTTCGCGTGGCGATCAGATGGTGTTTACGCTGGCCACCACGCGCTCGCACGACCAATACAACACCACCATCTACGGCCTGGACGACCGCTACCGCGGTGTGTTCGGCGAGCGCCGCGTGCTGTTCATCAATGGTGCCGACATCGCGGCACTGAACATGAAGGCCGGCGACTGGGTGGACCTGGAAAGCCTGTGCGAGGACGGCGTACGCCGCGAGGCGCGGCGTTTCCTGCTGGTGGACTACAACATCCCGCGTGGCTGCCTGGCGGCGTACTACCCGGAAACCAACGCGTTGGTGCCGCTGTCCAGCTTCGCCGACGAAGCGCGCACGCCCACCTCCAAGTCGATTCCGGTGATCGTGCTGCCGCATCGCGCCGAGACTGCCGATGCGGCGCCGCGCGATATCGGAGCGGTGCTTGTCCGCTGA
- the fdhD gene encoding formate dehydrogenase accessory sulfurtransferase FdhD gives MTSPSSRAVRPGSVVRTVVRHRGGRGATVQDMVAAEMPVALIYNQVPFAVMMATPEDLEDFALGFSLSEGIVNHAQDLRVVAVETFLEGASLQIEIPPERAAALDQRRRNLDGRSGCGVCGNESIEAVLRVPPRLQSTLQIDADALARALDALHAQQPIAAQTGAVHAAGWADAHGVVQLVREDVGRHNALDKLIGALARARIDASQGFAVVTSRASYEMAMKAAQARIPLLAAISAPTALAINLADSAGLTLIGFARNHDCVVYSHPQRLDLGVAVGEPA, from the coding sequence ATGACCAGTCCGTCTTCCCGCGCAGTGCGCCCCGGTAGTGTGGTGCGCACGGTGGTGCGCCACCGTGGCGGTCGCGGTGCCACGGTGCAGGACATGGTGGCGGCCGAAATGCCGGTTGCCCTGATCTATAACCAGGTGCCGTTCGCGGTGATGATGGCCACGCCGGAGGACCTGGAGGATTTCGCGCTCGGCTTCTCATTGAGCGAGGGCATCGTTAACCATGCGCAGGACCTGCGCGTGGTCGCGGTGGAAACCTTTCTGGAAGGCGCTTCGTTGCAGATCGAAATCCCGCCCGAGCGCGCGGCCGCGTTGGATCAGCGGCGGCGCAACCTGGATGGACGCAGCGGTTGCGGCGTGTGCGGCAACGAATCGATCGAGGCGGTGCTGCGCGTGCCGCCGCGGCTGCAGTCGACGCTGCAGATCGATGCCGATGCATTGGCGCGTGCGCTGGACGCGTTGCATGCGCAGCAGCCGATTGCCGCGCAGACCGGCGCGGTGCATGCGGCCGGCTGGGCCGATGCGCACGGGGTGGTGCAGCTCGTGCGCGAAGACGTCGGGCGCCACAACGCCCTGGACAAATTGATCGGTGCATTGGCGCGCGCGCGCATCGATGCATCGCAAGGGTTTGCGGTGGTCACCAGCCGCGCCAGTTACGAAATGGCCATGAAAGCCGCGCAGGCCCGGATTCCGCTGCTGGCAGCGATTTCCGCGCCGACCGCGCTGGCGATCAACCTGGCCGACAGCGCGGGACTGACCCTGATCGGGTTTGCCCGCAATCACGATTGTGTCGTTTACAGCCATCCACAACGCCTGGATCTGGGCGTTGCCGTGGGAGAGCCCGCATGA
- a CDS encoding OFA family MFS transporter, with amino-acid sequence MTQGSTVATASGADAGLLSKERIVARPGFNRWLVPPAALAIHLCIGMAYGFSVFWLPLSKALGITESIACPADMGLFARMVATTCDWKISELQWMYTLFFVLLGCSAAIWGGWLERAGPRKAGVVSALCWCGGLVISAAGIHFHQIWMLWLGSGVIGGIGLGLGYISPVSTLIKWFPDRRGMATGMAIMGFGGGAMIGSPLADALMRHFATPTSVGVMETFLVMAALYFVFMMAGAFGYRVPPSGWTPAGWTAPVASNNAMITANHVHVKKVWGIPQFWLLWGVLCLNVSAGIGVIGMSSPMLQEVFGGRLIGVDIGFGSLDPTQLASIAAIAAGFTGLLSLFNIGGRFFWASMSDKLGRKNTYTLFFVLGICLYAAAPSAGGVGGIALFVGIFCIILSMYGGGFATIPAYLADLFGTQMVGAIHGRLLTAWATAGILGPVVVGYMREYQLAHGSPPSQVYNTTMYILAGMLVLGLICNLLVRPVAARHFMTPEELAREKQLAHEKVDRSGHAVLPPEQMARIGHGGNPALVAFAWLAVGIPMAFGIWVTLQKAFVLFH; translated from the coding sequence ATGACGCAAGGGTCCACCGTGGCGACAGCCAGCGGCGCTGACGCCGGTCTGCTGTCCAAGGAGCGCATCGTTGCGCGTCCGGGGTTCAATCGTTGGCTGGTGCCGCCGGCTGCATTGGCGATCCACCTGTGCATCGGCATGGCCTATGGCTTCAGTGTGTTCTGGCTGCCGTTGTCCAAGGCGCTGGGCATCACCGAGTCGATCGCGTGTCCGGCCGACATGGGCCTGTTCGCGCGCATGGTGGCGACCACCTGCGACTGGAAGATCAGCGAGCTGCAGTGGATGTACACGCTGTTCTTCGTGCTGCTGGGCTGTTCGGCGGCGATCTGGGGCGGCTGGCTGGAACGCGCCGGTCCGCGCAAGGCCGGCGTGGTCTCGGCGCTGTGCTGGTGCGGCGGCCTGGTGATCTCGGCAGCCGGCATCCACTTCCATCAGATCTGGATGCTGTGGCTGGGCTCGGGCGTGATCGGCGGCATCGGTCTGGGTCTGGGCTACATCTCGCCGGTGTCCACCCTGATCAAATGGTTCCCGGACCGCCGCGGCATGGCGACCGGCATGGCCATCATGGGCTTCGGTGGCGGCGCGATGATCGGCAGCCCGCTGGCCGATGCGCTGATGCGCCACTTCGCCACGCCGACCTCGGTGGGCGTGATGGAAACCTTCCTGGTGATGGCTGCGCTGTATTTCGTGTTCATGATGGCCGGCGCCTTCGGTTACCGCGTGCCGCCGAGCGGCTGGACGCCCGCCGGCTGGACCGCGCCGGTAGCCAGCAACAACGCCATGATCACCGCCAATCACGTGCACGTGAAAAAGGTCTGGGGCATCCCGCAGTTCTGGCTGTTGTGGGGCGTGTTGTGCCTGAACGTCTCGGCCGGTATCGGCGTGATCGGCATGTCCTCGCCGATGCTGCAGGAAGTGTTCGGCGGCCGCCTGATCGGCGTGGATATCGGCTTCGGCAGCCTGGATCCGACCCAGCTGGCCAGCATCGCGGCGATCGCGGCCGGCTTCACCGGCCTGCTCAGCCTGTTCAACATCGGCGGCCGTTTCTTCTGGGCCAGCATGTCCGACAAGCTCGGCCGCAAGAACACCTATACGCTGTTCTTCGTGCTGGGCATCTGCCTGTATGCGGCGGCGCCGTCGGCCGGTGGCGTGGGCGGCATTGCGCTGTTCGTGGGCATCTTCTGCATCATCCTGTCGATGTATGGCGGCGGCTTCGCCACCATTCCGGCGTATCTGGCCGACCTGTTCGGCACCCAGATGGTGGGCGCCATCCATGGCCGTCTGCTGACCGCCTGGGCCACCGCCGGCATCCTGGGCCCGGTGGTAGTGGGGTACATGCGCGAGTACCAGCTGGCGCACGGCAGCCCGCCGTCACAGGTCTACAACACCACCATGTACATCCTCGCCGGCATGCTCGTGCTCGGCCTGATCTGCAATCTGTTGGTGCGCCCGGTGGCCGCGCGTCATTTCATGACGCCGGAAGAACTGGCACGCGAAAAGCAGCTGGCGCACGAGAAGGTCGACCGCAGCGGGCATGCGGTGCTGCCGCCGGAACAGATGGCGCGCATCGGGCATGGCGGCAATCCCGCGCTGGTCGCGTTCGCTTGGCTGGCGGTCGGCATCCCGATGGCGTTCGGTATCTGGGTGACGCTGCAGAAAGCCTTCGTGCTGTTCCATTGA
- a CDS encoding aspartate aminotransferase family protein has protein sequence MHDHPSHDTAGALAATPQLDAFWMPFTANRQFKARPRLLASAAGMHYRDVDGRQILDGTAGLWCCNAGHARERIVAAIRAQAGTLDFAPTFQMGSPLPFELAQRLAAIAPPGLGHVFFTNSGSEAVDSAMKIVLAYHRLRGEGQRTRFIGREKAYHGVGFGGMSIGGLPNNRKWFGPLLAGTDHLRHTLDLQRNAYCRGLPAHGAELADDLERLITLHDASTIAAVFVEPVSGSAGVILPPDGYLQRLRAICDRHGIILVFDEVITGFGRVGEAFAAQRFGVTPDIITAAKGLTSGTVPMGAVLVADAIHDAFMHGPQNAIELFHGYTYSGHPLACAAAIATLDTYAEEGLFSRAITLGPQWEDALHSLRGLPHVIDIRNIGLIGAIELAPRDGAPGARGYEVFERCFHDGGLLVRVTGDVIALSPPLIVTAEQIGQMVEILAGILRQVD, from the coding sequence ATGCACGACCACCCTTCGCACGATACCGCCGGCGCGCTGGCGGCGACGCCGCAGCTGGATGCATTCTGGATGCCGTTCACCGCCAACCGCCAGTTCAAGGCGCGTCCTCGCCTGCTCGCCTCCGCCGCGGGCATGCATTACCGCGATGTCGACGGCCGGCAGATCCTGGATGGCACCGCCGGCCTGTGGTGCTGCAATGCCGGACATGCGCGCGAGCGCATCGTGGCGGCGATTCGCGCACAGGCCGGCACGCTGGATTTCGCCCCGACCTTCCAGATGGGCTCCCCGCTACCGTTCGAACTGGCACAACGCCTGGCCGCCATCGCACCGCCCGGCCTGGGCCATGTGTTCTTCACCAACTCCGGCTCGGAGGCGGTGGATAGCGCGATGAAGATCGTGCTGGCCTACCACCGCCTGCGCGGCGAAGGCCAGCGCACCCGTTTCATCGGCCGCGAGAAGGCGTACCACGGGGTCGGCTTCGGCGGCATGTCGATCGGCGGGCTGCCCAACAACCGTAAGTGGTTCGGCCCGCTGCTGGCCGGCACCGACCATCTGCGCCACACCCTGGACCTGCAGCGCAACGCCTACTGTCGGGGGCTGCCGGCGCACGGCGCTGAACTGGCCGACGACCTGGAGCGGCTGATCACCCTGCACGACGCCTCCACCATCGCCGCGGTGTTCGTCGAACCGGTGTCCGGCTCGGCCGGGGTGATCCTGCCGCCGGACGGCTACCTGCAACGGCTGCGCGCCATCTGCGACCGCCACGGCATCATCCTGGTGTTCGACGAGGTGATCACCGGCTTCGGCCGCGTGGGCGAGGCGTTTGCCGCGCAGCGCTTCGGCGTCACGCCCGACATCATCACCGCCGCCAAAGGGCTGACCAGCGGCACGGTGCCGATGGGCGCGGTGCTGGTGGCCGATGCGATCCATGACGCCTTCATGCACGGGCCGCAAAACGCCATCGAGTTGTTTCATGGCTATACCTACTCCGGCCATCCGCTGGCCTGCGCGGCCGCGATTGCGACCCTGGACACCTATGCCGAGGAAGGGTTGTTTTCGCGTGCGATCACGCTGGGGCCGCAGTGGGAAGACGCGCTGCACAGCTTGCGCGGGCTGCCGCACGTGATCGATATCCGCAACATCGGCCTGATCGGTGCGATCGAGCTGGCGCCACGCGATGGCGCGCCCGGCGCACGCGGCTATGAGGTCTTCGAGCGCTGCTTCCACGACGGCGGCCTGCTGGTGCGCGTCACCGGCGATGTGATCGCACTGTCGCCACCGTTGATCGTCACCGCCGAGCAGATCGGGCAGATGGTCGAGATCCTGGCCGGCATCCTGCGCCAGGTGGACTAG